CTACAATTGCCATGCAATGACCAACTGCTACCATGATCGCAGGTTGTTACGGTGGAACCACATCGGCAAACATCTCATGGCAAGCTTCACAGTTGCAGGAAAGCGCTATTGCAGATAGAGCACATCAAATTGGAATGACAGACCACACAAGATCGGCACATGCGGCACAACAAGGTAAAAAAAAGTGAAAACAAAAAACAGTACTGCATTTGCTTTTGTGGGGAATAGCATGTGAAGAAAAGTAGATTTGTAACGGTGGTGGtggaaaaaacaaacaaaaaatgcTACCAAGTGGTCATGTGCAAAAGAGTCGTATATTGTCTTCGGGATTTGCCAATTGCTATAAGAGTGTGTGCAACATTCATGATTGTTCACATCTGCGTATTGAGCTCAAGCCTAGAATACAAGTTTTGATGCTAGAGTATACTGGTTGCCATGTGTTGGCAACAGTAGTTGCCATGTATGTTGGACTGTATCTGCCATTGCTATGTGCTGCAAGTTCTGATGCTGAAAGAAGCTGGTTGCCATGTGTGGGCAAcagtagttgccatgtgtgttggACTATTTCTGCCATTGCTATATGCTACAAGTTCCGAAGCTAAAAGACGATGGTTGCCATGTGTTGGCAACGGTAGTTGCCATGTGGTTGGACTGTAGCTGCCATTACTGGAGAATTACAGTTGCCATGCATGGCCATATGCAGATTCACGGCTTGCTGTGTGAAATGATGTCATGCAAAATCACATGCAGTTGCTGTACTCCGTTATGATACACATGACATTCAAGCAAAATCTTACACTCGTACCTGATTTTTTAATGCAGGAGCTTCAACTACAATTAACAGCGGCGCGGGGACATCTACTGCGGGGAGCTCTGAGCGCACGGAAGACGCGTTCCACCAGCCAGCCAACACTCATGCCACAAACAATGCCGAGTCAGTGTCGGAAATGGCAATCGTGCCAGCAATACCGACAAGCACACCTGTGCACACCAGCACAAGCAACACTCAAGCAGGTGAAACAGCCGCCGATACTGAAGTGAATGATGAAACCGATGACGAAGCACAAGAGGATGAAGATGGTGGGCAATCAGAAATCATGGTACCCCAGCCACCGTATCTTGGGCAGAGATTTGATTCGTTTGAAGATGCAAAGGAATTCTACCAGACATATGCAAAGTTCCATGGGTTTGCGGTCAACACCGAATACCATAGGAAAATTAAAAAACTAACGAGTACCGCAGAGGTGAGATGAGGTGCTACAAGGCACGAAGAAACAAGAAGGGCAAAGGTGATGCGCCTGTCGTTCCGGAACGAAAGAGAGGTATCATTGTCAAGACGGAATGCCCTGTCCGGTGTAAGCAGAATGTAGATGGAGCACAGTGGGTGGTCACTGAATATTTTGACGAGCACAACCACGAGTTAATAAAGAAGTTTGACCTGGTAAAATTTCTGACCGCCCACAGAGGATTCACCCCCCTCGAGAAGAAATTCATAAAGCTGCTACATGATTGTAATGTCGGTCCATCAAGAATGGTGCAGATACTCTCCCTCATCCACAACAAAAAGGGGTCTCTGAGTAGCATGCCCTACCTACCAGCAGACGTCACAAACCTAAAGGCAAAGTACCGTAGAGAAAGCAAGTTGGCTGACATAGAAGCCACGATAGCCTACTTCGATGAGAAAGCGAAAGAAGATCAAGATTTCTTCTAAGGATAAGATTGGACGATGAGGACCATGTCAGGAACATGTATTGGGTGGATGGTGCTGCAAGAAGAGCCTACAAACATTTCCGAGACTGCAATTTGTTTCGACGCGACATATCTCACTAATATGTACAAGATGCCATGCGCTCCATTCATAGGAATAAATAACCACAATCAGTCATTGCAGTTCGGATGCAGGCTCGTTCGGAACGAAGACACGGATGGGTACGTTTGGCTGTTCAAGACCTTCTTGGAGTGCATGGGTGGACTTGCTCCGATGAACATAATGACAGACCAGGATTTTAGCATGCGTGCAGGCATAGAGGAGGTCTTTCCGTTGGCAGTGCACAGGCACTGCAGGTGGCACATTATAAAGAAGGCTGAGGAGACACTAGGACCGTTCTTTGCTGACCGTCCAGACCTGCACAAGGCATTCGAGCTGTGCGTGGACCACAGCTTGACGGTGGAGGAGTTTGAAAGGAGCTGGATGGCTATGATTGAAACATATCAAGTCCAAGACCACGAGACGCTTTCTAGCTTGTGGGAGAAGCGAATGTACTGGGTGCCGGCCTACTTCATGCAGTGCATCTTCCCGTTTCTGCAGACTACACAACGCAGTGAGGGGTTCAACGCTGTTTTGAAAAAGCGGTACGTGAGCCCTGGCAACTCATTGCTACAGTTTGCCAAGCAGTACACCGCTTTGCAACAAAAAATACTGGGATCCGAGCTATAGCAAGAAGCAAACACCGCGCTCAAGCAGCCAAAATTGCTAACGTATTTAGCAATGGAGAGGCAGATGAGCAAGATATACACCAACACGATTTTTAACAAGTAAGTCAGTTGTGTTACAATCTTATTTGCACAAATCATGAAGGTACCAGGTGCC
The Aegilops tauschii subsp. strangulata cultivar AL8/78 chromosome 3, Aet v6.0, whole genome shotgun sequence genome window above contains:
- the LOC141042744 gene encoding protein FAR1-RELATED SEQUENCE 5-like produces the protein MRTMSGTCIGWMVLQEEPTNISETAICFDATYLTNMYKMPCAPFIGINNHNQSLQFGCRLVRNEDTDGYVWLFKTFLECMGGLAPMNIMTDQDFSMRAGIEEVFPLAVHRHCRWHIIKKAEETLGPFFADRPDLHKAFELCVDHSLTVEEFERSWMAMIETYQVQDHETLSSLWEKRMYWVPAYFMQCIFPFLQTTQRSEGFNAVLKKRYVSPGNSLLQFAKQYTALQQKILGSEL